In the genome of Triticum urartu cultivar G1812 chromosome 5, Tu2.1, whole genome shotgun sequence, one region contains:
- the LOC125511179 gene encoding receptor-like cytoplasmic kinase 176, which produces MGNCWGTRIKDGSTHPGVSGMFSRSSGKDGSRLSACSSRASSASMPPSAKTECEILQSANVKVFTYNDLRLATRNFRPDSVLGEGGFGSVYKGWIDEHTLSACKPGTGIPVAVKRLNLEGLQGHREWLAEVNYLGQFCHTNLVKLIGYCLEDEHRLLVYECMPRGSLENHLFRRGSHFQPLSWNLRMKVALGAAKGLAYLHSAEAKVIYRDFKTSNILLDTDYTAKLSDFGLAKDGPVGEKSHVSTRVMGTHGYAAPEYLSTGHLTAKSDIYSFGVVLLEMLSGRRAIDKNRPQGEHNLVEWARPYLTHKRKIFRVLDTRLEGQYSLNGAQTIAALAVECLSFEAKMRPSMDAVVSILEGIQDSSDPARRPADPARRPADPTRRPAAERPQDPKSGSKTAPGASNSGKGRRKSSGDLLKEPGRDPKPSAYSS; this is translated from the exons ATGGGGAACTGCTGGGGCACGCGGATCAAGGATGGGAGCACCCACCCCGGCGTCTCAG GAATGTTCTCAAGGAGTAGTGGTAAAGATGGGAGTAGGCTTAGTGCCTGCAGCAGTCGAGCTTCTTCGGCTTCCATGCCTCCAAGTGCAAAGACTGAATGTGAGATCTTGCAGTCAGCCAATGTTAAGGTCTTCACTTATAATGATCTCAGGTTAGCCACAAGGAACTTCCGTCCTGACAGTGTGCTCGGCGAAGGAGGGTTTGGATCTGTCTACAAAGGATGGATTGATGAGCATACATTGTCAGCTTGCAAACCTGGTACTGGAATACCTGTTGCTGTGAAAAGACTCAACCTGGAGGGTTTGCAAGGGCACCGAGAGTGGTTG GCTGAAGTTAATTACCTAGGTCAGTTTTGCCATACCAACCTTGTCAAGCTAATTGGGTACTGCCTGGAGGATGAACACCGGCTCCTAGTGTACGAGTGCATGCCACGTGGGAGCTTGGAAAATCATCTTTTCAGGA GGGGCTCGCACTTTCAACCTCTTTCATGGAACCTAAGAATGAAGGTTGCACTTGGAGCTGCTAAAGGACTAGCCTACCTTCACAGTGCAGAGGCTAAAGTTATTTATAGAGATTTCAAGACATCCAATATTCTCCTTGACACA GACTATACCGCAAAACTCTCTGATTTTGGATTGGCAAAGGATGGCCCTGTTGGTGAGAAGAGTCATGTGTCCACAAGGGTAATGGGAACACATGGTTATGCAGCTCCAGAATATCTGTCAACAG GCCATCTTACTGCCAAGAGCGACATCTATAGCTTTGGGGTAGTGCTTCTGGAGATGCTGTCAGGCCGCCGTGCCATTGACAAGAACCGTCCCCAGGGCGAGCACAACCTTGTCGAATGGGCCCGGCCATATCTCACACACAAGCGCAAGATATTCCGTGTCCTTGATACCAGGCTAGAAGGCCAATACTCCCTGAACGGAGCCCAGACAATAGCTGCACTGGCTGTCGAGTGCCTGTCCTTCGAAGCTAAGATGAGGCCGTCCATGGACGCCGTGGTCTCTATTCTGGAAGGGATACAAGACTCCAGCGACCCAGCCAGAAGACCGGCAGACCCAGCCAGAAGACCGGCAGATCCAACCAGAAGACCGGCGGCAGAGAGGCCTCAAGACCCCAAGAGTGGAAGCAAGACGGCGCCCGGCGCAAGCAACAGCGGCAAAGGTCGCCGTAAAAGCTCGGGAGACCTTCTGAAGGAGCCTGGCCGAGACCCAAAGCCGTCGGCCTACTCGTCGTAG